In Desulfoferula mesophila, the genomic window CAAGTACGAATGCCCCTGCGGCTACGTCTACGATCCGGCGGAGGGAGACTACGAGCGCGGGGTGATGCCCGCCACCGCCTTCGGCGACCTGCCGGCGGATTGGGTCTGCCCTCTGTGCGGCTCGGAGAAGCAATACTTCGAGCGAGTGGACTAACCCCGCGCTCCTTAGGCGGCGCGCTTTGGCGCGGCCGCTCGCCGCAACGGCGGGCGGCTTACCACGGGCGGGTGTGCGCCCGGCCCAACCCCTGTAGTGTTTCCAAGGAGAACCGATGTACGACGCCCTGGTGGTCGGAGCGGGCCTTTCCGGTTTGGTGATGGCCGAGAGGCTGTGCACCCAACTGGGTTGGAAATGCCTGCTCATAGACCGGCGGGAACACATCGGGGGCAACTGTTACGACGCGCCCGACGCCAACGGTGTCTTGACCCACCTCTACGGGCCGCACTATTTCCGCAGCAATTATCCGGAGGCGATCGCCTATCTGAGCGCTTTCACCACCTGGCGCGAAATCCGCTACCGGGTCAGCTCCTTTACCGACGGCAGGCACTGGAGCTTTCCCATAAACCTGCGCACCTTCGAGCAACTCATCGGTAGGGAATCGAGCCCGGAGGAGTTCCGCGGCTGGCTGGACCGCCGCAGGATGTCCTTTGGCGAGCCCCAAAATTCCGAAGAGGCGATGCTGGCCTCGGTGGGGCCGGAGCTGTACGAAAAGTTCTTCAAAGGCTACACCCAGAAGCAGTGGAACAAGCATCCGCGGGATTTGCATCCCTCGGTTTGCCGCCGCATACCCATCCGCACCACCCGCGACGAGGCCTACTTTGACGACAGCTTCCAGGCCATGCCCCAAGAGGGATACACGGCACTGTTCCAACGCATGCTTCAGGCCTGCGGCAACAACCTCGATCTGCGGCTGGGCCTGGATTTCTCGGAGGCCCGGAACCGCTTCGCCTACGGGCACCTGATCTACACCGGGCCCATAGACGAATACTTCGGCACCGGCCTGGGGCGGCTGGAATACCGCTCGCTGCGTTTCGAGCTGGAATCCTACTCCTCGCGGGATCTGGCGCGGCTGGGCAGGCAAGGCTTTCGGCAACCCTATCTGCAGGTCAACTACCCCAATTCCCAGCCCTACACCCGTATCGTGGAGATCAAGCACGCCACGGGCCAGGACACCCCGCACACCAACCTGATGCGTGAGTATCCCCAGGAGTGCGCCCCGGGACGCGAGCCCTATTATCCCGTGCTCACCCCGCCCAACCTGGCTCTGTACCAAAAATACCTCGGGCTGGCCGCCAAGGAGAGGGGGGTCACCTTCCTGGGGCGTTTGGCCACCTATACCTACCTCAACATGGACCAGGCGGTGGAGCGGGCCCTGCGGGTCTTCCAGGGCAAGTTCGCGGCCGGCGTCTATGGCGCGGGCCGTGAGCGGAGGGCCTGAGCATGGCCGCGCCCGGAACCAAAGGGCCGCTTGTCGTCTACTTCGCCCCCTGGAGCTATTGGGAGCGGGAAAACCGCAGCCAGCCCCTGGCCCGGGCCCTGGCCGAATTGGGCCACCAGGTGCTCTATCTCAACTATCCCCTGGGGAGGCGCCTGGGCAGCCGTTTCAAGCGATTGCTGGTCCGGCGCACCCACCAGTTGGAGCAACCGGGCCTGCATCTGAGCGTGGGGGGGCCGTTCTGGCGCACCTATCATTGGCCGGACATGATCTACGTTTCCCCGCAAGGGCTTTCGTCACGGCAAAAGGCCTACGTGGATTTTCTGCTGCGCCTTATTCAAGAGGAGCCGTTTCGGGGGCGCGAGCTGGTGGTGCTCTCCAGCCGCATGATCTCCCAGCCCTTTGTACGCCGGACGCGGCCCCGCATGTACGCCTTGGACCTGGAGGATCCCTGGTCCCATTTCCAGGAGGTGTGGAGCACCTCGCGTGAGGATCTGGTCCCCGCCCTGCGGGGATTCTGCCGCGAAGCCCAGTTGGTTTTCGCCAACGGCCGCAAGATAGCCGAAGGCGCCCAAGGGACCTTTCTGGAACAAGAGCCGCAGATTTTGCTCAACGGGGTGGACCCGGACAAATTCCATCCGGACCCCAGCGTGCCCCGGCCGGCGGACTATCCCCCCGGGCCCAGCGTGTTGTATTCGGGCATGGTGAACGAGCGCCTCGACTTCGAGCTGTTGGAAAAGGTGTTTTCGGCCCTGCGGCAGGTTAATTTTGTCTTTCTGGGAGGCATTTATTCCCATTTTGTGCCCACCATCCGCCAATTGATGGAGTGTTATCCCAACGTCCATTTCCTGGGTCACCGCCCGGTGGAGGAACTTTTTGCCTATTTGCAGCAGGCCGACCTGTTCATGATCCCCTCTTGCCAGGACGAGGCCTGGACCCGCGCCTTCCCAGCCAAGGTGTTTGAGTATTTCATGTTCGGCAAGCAGAGCGTCTCCACCTTTCCCTTGGAGGACATACCGGAGCAGTACCGCTTTGCCATCCGGGTGGCCCAAGACGCCGAGAGCTTCGTCCGCCAGGTACAGGAGGGTCTGACAGGGGAATCGCGCGGCCAGGAAATCACGGCCTACGGCCGGCGGCAGACCTGGAGCTCCCGGGCGGAGCAGGTGGCGCGGGCCCTGGGGCTGGGTGGGTGAGGCCTGCGCCGGCCTCACGGTGCAACCCGGCCCGGCGGCTTGACATTCCGACGGACCCGGCTTAATCTTGGCCGATATTTGCCGGTGTAACTATCTACAAAAACGTAACTTTGGGTGCGCGTTCCGCACTCGAATACGGTTTGTTTTTTGTTAGCAACCCCCGAGACCCTTAATTTCAGATTTCGCCTTAAGGAGGATTTGACCATGAAGTCGAGCAAGATTCTATGCCTGGTCCTGGGGCTCATGATGGCCCTGGCGGCCACCCCCGCCCTGGCCAAGGACACCGTCCAGGTGGCCTTTATCGGCCCCCTTACCGGCGGCGTGTCGGCCATCGGCGTGGGCGGGCGCAACTCGGCCGACCTGGCGGTGAGGCTGCGCAACGCGGACCCCAAGGCCAAGTACAAATATGAGCTGGTGGTGCTGGACGACGAGTGCAAGCCCAACGCCGGCGTGCAGGTGGCCACCAAGGCCGCGGCCGACAAGAAGATCATCGCCGCGGCCACCCAGTACTGCTCCGTGGTGGCCCTGGCCGCCGTGGACGTGTACCACCGCTTCGGCCTGCCGGTGATCGTGTGGGGCGCGGTGCATCCGGGCATCACCTACGGCAACACCTACAAGGAAGTCCACCGCATCAACGGCACCATGATCAACCAAAACGAGGTGGCCGCCAAGTTCGTGACCGGCCTGGGCTACAAGACCTGGGTGCTGCTTTATGACACCACCGATTACGGCAAGGGCATGTACGAGTACTTCTCCAAGTACTTGAAGCAAAACGGCGGCAAGGTGCTGGGCAGCTTCGGGGTCAACGCCGACCAGCAGGACTTCACCGCCGAGCTGACCCAGGCCAAGAAGCTCAATCCCGACGTGATCTGGTTCGGCGGCCTGACTCCCCTGGGCGTGCGCATCCGTTTGCAGATGGACAAGCTGGGCATCAAATCCCAGTTCCAGAGCTGCTCGGGCATCATCTCCGACGCCTTCATTACCGGCGCGGGTGAGCTGGCCGAGGGCACCATCGCCTTCCGCGAGGGCGAGCCGGTGGAAGACCTGCCCGGCGGCAAGTGGTTCCTGAAGGAATACGAGAAAGCCGGCTATAAGGAGGCTCCGGACGCTTTTGGTCCCTTCGCTTTCGCGGCCATGAACATGATCCTGGACGGCATCGAGGCGGCCGGCCCCAACCGCAAGGCGGTGGTCAAGTGGCTGTCCAACATCAAGGACTACAAGACCATCGTGGGCCAGGTCACCTTTGACGATCACGGCCAGAACATTTCGCCGGCTATCACCAAGTACGTGGTACAGGACGGCAAGTGGGTTCCCTGGAAGAGCTCCGAGTACGCCAGCGGAAAGCGCAAGCTCAAGAACCGCTAACTGTTATAATTGACCACCTGGGGGCGGCGCCGGTTCGGCGCCGCCCCTCCGATGCGTACCGCCTGTAACCTATCAACCGCGAGATTGGCTTCCGATGGATTTTGGACTGATCGCCCAGCATATAGCCAACGGACTGATGATGGGGCTGATCTACGCTCTGGTGGCCGTGGGCTTCACCCTGTTCTTCGGGGTGCTGGACATCATAAAATTCTCCCACGGCGACGTGCTTACCTGGGGCGTATTCACGGCCTTTTCCATGTACCTGTTGCTCACCTGGATGGGCCTGGGGCACCCGGTGGTGATTCTGGTCATCGTGGCCGTGGTGGCCATGGCGGCCATCGCCCTATTGGGCGCGGGCATCGCCAAGGTGCTGATCATCCCCTTGAAGGGCGCTCCGCCGCTCAACGTGCTCTTGATCACCCTCATGCTGGGCACGGTGCTGCGCGAGTCCATCCGCCTGTTCTATCCCGACGGGGCCAACCCCAAGCACTTCCCGGCCCTCTTGCCCGACTGGAGCTATAGCTGGGGTAACTTCACCTTGCGCTTCGACAACACGGTGATGCTCATCTCCGGCTTGCTCATGATCGTGCTGGTGCAGCTGCTCATCAAGCGCACCAAGCTGGGCATGGCCATCCGCGCGGTGTCTCAGGACGAGGAAACGGCCCGGCTCATGGGCATCAACTTCAACCTGGTGGTCTACATCACCTTTGCCCTGGGCTCGGCCCTGGCCGCCTTTGCCGGGGTGGCCTACGGCCTGTACTACAACGAGATAAACTTCAACATAGGCCTGTTGCTGGGGGCAATCGGCTTCAGCGCCGCGGCGGTGGGCGGTTTCGGCAACATCTACGGAGCCATCGTGGGCGGCTTCCTCTTCGCCCTGCTCCAGACCATAGGCGCGGCGGCCCTGCCTTTTGCCAGCGCCTACAAAGACGTTTTCGCCTTCGGGGTGGTCATCATCATCATGGCCATCAAGCCCACCGGGCTGTTGGGCGAAAAGGAAACGGAGAGGGTGTAGGCATGACCGGTAGCACCCGCACCCCCGTATCCTTCCTGCCCGCCCTGGTGAGCATCCTCCTGGGCGCGGTGTACATGGTTTTCTTCCTGGCCGGCGAGTCCCAGTTGGAGATTTTCGGGCTGTTGCTGGGCGCCTGCCTGGTCCTGCTCCTGCTGCGCCGCTTCAAGATTTTGGAGCGGGTGGGCCGAAGCGCCAAGGACCACAGCATGGCCTTCGGCGCGGCGGCGGTGGCCGCCACGGTAGCCATCAGCCTGTACTTCTACGACGACAACTTCGTGCTGTTTTTGGTGGCTACGGTTTTGGTCTACACCCTGACCTGCCTGGGGCTCAACATCCAG contains:
- a CDS encoding rubredoxin, translated to MSDYDDAKYECPCGYVYDPAEGDYERGVMPATAFGDLPADWVCPLCGSEKQYFERVD
- the glf gene encoding UDP-galactopyranose mutase encodes the protein MYDALVVGAGLSGLVMAERLCTQLGWKCLLIDRREHIGGNCYDAPDANGVLTHLYGPHYFRSNYPEAIAYLSAFTTWREIRYRVSSFTDGRHWSFPINLRTFEQLIGRESSPEEFRGWLDRRRMSFGEPQNSEEAMLASVGPELYEKFFKGYTQKQWNKHPRDLHPSVCRRIPIRTTRDEAYFDDSFQAMPQEGYTALFQRMLQACGNNLDLRLGLDFSEARNRFAYGHLIYTGPIDEYFGTGLGRLEYRSLRFELESYSSRDLARLGRQGFRQPYLQVNYPNSQPYTRIVEIKHATGQDTPHTNLMREYPQECAPGREPYYPVLTPPNLALYQKYLGLAAKERGVTFLGRLATYTYLNMDQAVERALRVFQGKFAAGVYGAGRERRA
- a CDS encoding glycosyltransferase, which encodes MAAPGTKGPLVVYFAPWSYWERENRSQPLARALAELGHQVLYLNYPLGRRLGSRFKRLLVRRTHQLEQPGLHLSVGGPFWRTYHWPDMIYVSPQGLSSRQKAYVDFLLRLIQEEPFRGRELVVLSSRMISQPFVRRTRPRMYALDLEDPWSHFQEVWSTSREDLVPALRGFCREAQLVFANGRKIAEGAQGTFLEQEPQILLNGVDPDKFHPDPSVPRPADYPPGPSVLYSGMVNERLDFELLEKVFSALRQVNFVFLGGIYSHFVPTIRQLMECYPNVHFLGHRPVEELFAYLQQADLFMIPSCQDEAWTRAFPAKVFEYFMFGKQSVSTFPLEDIPEQYRFAIRVAQDAESFVRQVQEGLTGESRGQEITAYGRRQTWSSRAEQVARALGLGG
- a CDS encoding branched-chain amino acid ABC transporter substrate-binding protein — encoded protein: MKSSKILCLVLGLMMALAATPALAKDTVQVAFIGPLTGGVSAIGVGGRNSADLAVRLRNADPKAKYKYELVVLDDECKPNAGVQVATKAAADKKIIAAATQYCSVVALAAVDVYHRFGLPVIVWGAVHPGITYGNTYKEVHRINGTMINQNEVAAKFVTGLGYKTWVLLYDTTDYGKGMYEYFSKYLKQNGGKVLGSFGVNADQQDFTAELTQAKKLNPDVIWFGGLTPLGVRIRLQMDKLGIKSQFQSCSGIISDAFITGAGELAEGTIAFREGEPVEDLPGGKWFLKEYEKAGYKEAPDAFGPFAFAAMNMILDGIEAAGPNRKAVVKWLSNIKDYKTIVGQVTFDDHGQNISPAITKYVVQDGKWVPWKSSEYASGKRKLKNR
- a CDS encoding branched-chain amino acid ABC transporter permease, with the translated sequence MDFGLIAQHIANGLMMGLIYALVAVGFTLFFGVLDIIKFSHGDVLTWGVFTAFSMYLLLTWMGLGHPVVILVIVAVVAMAAIALLGAGIAKVLIIPLKGAPPLNVLLITLMLGTVLRESIRLFYPDGANPKHFPALLPDWSYSWGNFTLRFDNTVMLISGLLMIVLVQLLIKRTKLGMAIRAVSQDEETARLMGINFNLVVYITFALGSALAAFAGVAYGLYYNEINFNIGLLLGAIGFSAAAVGGFGNIYGAIVGGFLFALLQTIGAAALPFASAYKDVFAFGVVIIIMAIKPTGLLGEKETERV